A window of the Arthrobacter sp. Marseille-P9274 genome harbors these coding sequences:
- a CDS encoding peptidylprolyl isomerase encodes MTAIPTAKATIHTNHGDIVVNLFGNHAPKTVKNFIGLATGEITWKHPATGEESNAPLYDGVIFHRIIKDFMLQGGDPLGQGVGGPGYQFDDEINPDLDFTQPYKLAMANAGIQGGRGTNGSQFFITTAPTTWLQGKHTIFGDVADEASRAVVDKINNVATDMRDKPLEDVVINNISVEKL; translated from the coding sequence ATGACTGCTATTCCCACAGCCAAAGCCACTATCCACACGAACCACGGCGACATCGTGGTCAACCTGTTCGGCAATCACGCGCCCAAGACCGTGAAGAACTTCATCGGACTGGCCACGGGCGAGATCACATGGAAGCACCCGGCTACGGGCGAGGAATCCAACGCGCCCCTGTATGACGGCGTGATTTTCCACCGCATCATCAAGGACTTCATGCTGCAGGGCGGCGACCCGCTCGGCCAGGGTGTCGGCGGCCCCGGTTACCAGTTCGACGACGAAATCAATCCCGACCTCGACTTCACCCAGCCGTACAAGCTGGCCATGGCGAATGCAGGAATCCAGGGCGGCCGCGGCACCAACGGCTCCCAGTTCTTCATCACGACCGCGCCGACGACCTGGCTGCAGGGCAAGCACACCATCTTCGGCGACGTGGCGGACGAAGCTTCCCGCGCCGTCGTCGACAAGATCAACAACGTTGCCACGGACATGCGCGACAAGCCGCTCGAAGACGTGGTTATCAACAACATCAGCGTCGAGAAGCTCTAG
- a CDS encoding rhomboid family intramembrane serine protease, translating to MTRTVYGGAVAPGRPLVTIVLIAMCAGAYLMQWLVPGFTEMFWYAPLYTLPNPVYDAEPWRMLTSAFLHSQGFFLHIAFNMYALWILGSHLEPLLGRARFLALYLLSAIGGSVAVLLLSSPNVPVLGASGAVFGLFGALFIVQRQRGGEVKSLLILIGINVVLGFVVSGISWQAHLGGLVTGTLAALVLAYAPRGKNRTLLQSGGLVLLFLILAGVTAFTASG from the coding sequence GTGACCCGCACGGTGTACGGCGGAGCCGTCGCTCCGGGGAGGCCACTGGTTACGATCGTGCTGATTGCGATGTGCGCCGGGGCCTACCTTATGCAGTGGCTGGTGCCAGGCTTCACGGAGATGTTCTGGTACGCCCCGCTCTACACCTTGCCTAACCCCGTCTACGACGCCGAGCCGTGGCGCATGCTCACCAGCGCGTTCCTGCATTCCCAGGGATTCTTCCTGCACATTGCCTTCAACATGTATGCCCTGTGGATCCTCGGCAGCCATCTCGAACCGCTGCTCGGCCGCGCCCGGTTCCTGGCCCTGTACCTGCTTTCCGCTATCGGTGGATCCGTCGCCGTCCTGCTGTTGTCTTCGCCGAATGTTCCCGTCCTTGGAGCCTCCGGGGCGGTCTTCGGCCTCTTCGGCGCGCTGTTCATTGTCCAGCGGCAGCGCGGCGGAGAGGTTAAGTCGCTGCTGATCCTGATCGGCATCAACGTGGTGCTGGGCTTCGTGGTCTCCGGCATCTCCTGGCAGGCCCACCTGGGCGGCCTGGTCACAGGGACGCTGGCGGCGCTCGTCCTGGCCTACGCGCCGCGGGGCAAGAACCGGACGCTCCTGCAGAGCGGCGGCCTCGTGCTTCTGTTCCTGATCCTGGCGGGCGTGACCGCCTTCACCGCGAGCGGTTAG